A region of Massilia sp. KIM DNA encodes the following proteins:
- a CDS encoding LysR family transcriptional regulator, whose translation MDRFQEMQVFTRIVERRSFTLAAEDLQLPRATVTNAIKRLEQRLGARLLERTTRVVAPTLDGQAYYERCVRLLGDLAEMESVFSRAAPAGLLRVNVQATLARYVLAPALPDFLARYPAVELQISEGDRLVDLVREGIDCVLRVGNLQDSSMIALQLAQLEQVTCASPAYLARRGRPGSLDELDRHEAVNFVSSATGRPYPLEFLREGELRQLILPGAVTVTGADMYTACALAGLGIVQVPRYRIETELRTGALEVLLPELPPPSLPVSVLYPQNRQLSPRVRVFVDWLRQVFARPALGDIDARN comes from the coding sequence ATGGACCGTTTCCAGGAGATGCAGGTGTTCACGCGCATCGTCGAGCGCCGCAGCTTCACCCTGGCCGCGGAAGACCTGCAACTGCCGCGCGCCACCGTCACCAACGCCATCAAGCGGCTCGAACAGCGCCTCGGCGCACGCCTGCTGGAACGCACCACGCGGGTGGTCGCGCCCACGCTCGACGGCCAGGCCTATTACGAGCGCTGCGTGCGCCTGCTGGGCGACCTGGCCGAGATGGAAAGCGTATTCTCGCGCGCCGCGCCGGCCGGCCTGCTGCGCGTGAACGTGCAGGCCACCCTGGCGCGCTACGTGCTCGCGCCCGCCCTGCCCGACTTCCTGGCGCGCTACCCGGCGGTGGAACTGCAGATCAGCGAAGGCGACCGCCTGGTCGATCTGGTGCGCGAAGGGATCGATTGCGTGCTGCGCGTGGGGAACCTGCAGGATTCCTCGATGATCGCGCTCCAGCTCGCCCAGCTGGAGCAGGTGACCTGCGCCAGTCCGGCCTACCTGGCGCGCCGCGGCCGTCCCGGCAGCCTGGACGAGCTGGACCGGCACGAGGCGGTCAACTTCGTCTCCTCCGCCACCGGCCGTCCCTACCCGCTCGAGTTCCTGCGCGAGGGCGAGCTGCGCCAACTGATCCTGCCCGGCGCGGTGACGGTGACCGGCGCCGACATGTACACCGCCTGCGCCCTGGCCGGGCTGGGCATCGTGCAGGTGCCGCGCTACCGCATCGAGACCGAACTGCGCACGGGAGCGCTCGAGGTGCTGCTGCCCGAACTGCCGCCGCCTTCCCTGCCGGTGTCGGTGCTCTACCCGCAGAACCGCCAGCTGTCCCCGCGCGTGCGGGTCTTCGTCGACTGGCTCAGGCAAGTCTTCGCCCGGCCGGCGTTGGGTGACATCGACGCGCGGAACTGA
- a CDS encoding methyl-accepting chemotaxis protein gives MTISHLSIIARLRLGFGIVFASLALVAGVGLYELNRANKALDRLAELNLVKIELLADMSDAVHTVSRVVRSMALLQDREAAERERLKIDKARASYDEAASALAAMPLDAAGQDFVRRIEESRTLVRPLNDRFLALSAAGDPQAVAYLLGTVGPATTQWQDLLHDFMDLQRRKGAEDAAAAHAAYRKAWMLMGGIALLALTGGTLIALQISRSIGSSVSAAVQLARTVEAGDLRTEVDVHGRDRSETGSLLRALNGMSGALNGVVGQVREGARTLAVYSQEIAQGNLDLSGRTEEQASALEETASSMEELSATVKQNADNAQAASTMASNAALIAEEGGKTVRQVVAKMDHIANSSSRIVEITSVIDGIAFQTNILALNAAVEAARAGEQGRGFAVVAGEVRTLAQRSSTAAQEIKALIDESVQEIRSGSTLAREAGATMNEIVHGIAQVSRLITDIAAASKEQAVGIEQTYGAVSELDQITQRNAALVEELAATAGALESEAAALEKVVARFQLAVRPAALAANTRLLAA, from the coding sequence ATGACCATCTCGCACTTATCCATCATCGCCCGGCTACGGCTAGGCTTCGGCATCGTCTTCGCCTCGCTCGCGCTCGTCGCCGGCGTCGGATTGTATGAACTGAACCGCGCCAACAAGGCGCTCGACCGCCTCGCCGAACTGAACCTGGTAAAGATCGAACTGCTGGCGGATATGTCGGATGCGGTGCACACCGTATCGCGGGTGGTCCGTTCGATGGCGCTGCTGCAGGATCGCGAAGCGGCCGAGCGTGAACGCCTCAAGATCGACAAGGCACGCGCCAGCTACGACGAGGCGGCAAGCGCATTGGCCGCCATGCCGCTGGACGCCGCCGGACAGGATTTCGTGCGCCGCATCGAGGAGTCGCGCACGCTGGTGCGCCCGCTGAACGACCGCTTTCTCGCGCTCAGCGCGGCGGGCGACCCGCAGGCGGTGGCTTACCTGCTCGGCACCGTCGGGCCGGCCACGACGCAGTGGCAGGATCTCCTCCATGACTTCATGGATCTGCAGAGGCGCAAGGGCGCCGAGGACGCCGCCGCCGCGCACGCCGCCTACCGCAAGGCGTGGATGCTGATGGGCGGGATCGCCCTGCTTGCCCTGACCGGCGGGACCCTGATCGCCTTGCAGATCTCGCGCTCGATCGGCAGTTCGGTGTCGGCGGCGGTGCAACTGGCGCGGACGGTGGAAGCAGGCGACCTGCGCACCGAGGTGGATGTGCACGGACGCGATCGGAGCGAAACCGGCTCGCTGCTGCGCGCCCTGAACGGGATGTCGGGCGCCCTCAACGGCGTGGTGGGACAGGTGCGCGAAGGCGCCCGCACCCTGGCGGTGTATTCGCAGGAGATCGCCCAGGGCAACCTGGACCTGTCCGGACGCACCGAGGAGCAGGCCAGCGCGCTGGAAGAGACCGCATCCTCGATGGAAGAACTGTCGGCGACCGTCAAGCAGAATGCCGACAATGCCCAGGCCGCCAGCACCATGGCATCGAACGCCGCCTTGATCGCGGAAGAGGGCGGCAAGACCGTGCGCCAGGTGGTCGCCAAGATGGATCACATCGCCAATTCGTCCTCGCGCATCGTCGAGATCACTTCCGTCATCGACGGCATCGCCTTCCAGACCAATATCCTGGCGCTGAATGCGGCGGTGGAAGCAGCGCGTGCCGGCGAACAGGGCCGGGGTTTCGCGGTGGTGGCAGGCGAAGTGCGCACCCTGGCCCAGCGGTCCTCGACGGCAGCCCAGGAGATCAAGGCGCTGATCGACGAATCGGTGCAGGAAATCCGCAGCGGCAGCACGTTGGCGCGTGAAGCCGGCGCGACGATGAACGAGATCGTGCACGGCATCGCCCAGGTATCGCGCCTGATCACCGACATCGCCGCCGCCAGCAAGGAGCAGGCGGTCGGCATCGAGCAGACCTATGGCGCCGTGAGCGAACTCGACCAGATCACCCAGCGCAACGCGGCCCTGGTCGAGGAACTGGCGGCCACCGCGGGCGCGCTCGAGAGCGAGGCGGCCGCGCTGGAGAAGGTGGTGGCGCGCTTCCAGCTCGCCGTCCGTCCCGCAGCGCTCGCCGCGAACACGCGCCTGCTGGCCGCCTGA
- a CDS encoding HD-GYP domain-containing protein: MLKRIDASELKVGMAIHDLDCGWMEHPFIRSRFVLRDEAEIRKIRDAGIRGVVINCRLGLDVEDAPSLAQASAQTEAEVQCVAAAAARVLPQRASLEEERGRATHVRKQAIELVRNVMQDARLGRAVELDRVTPVVENVTESILRNSGALIGLLRIKTKDDYTFLHSVSVCALLVAFCRSRKLDDATTREAGIGGLLHDTGKALVPDAILNKQGRLTDEEFAIIRRHPRDGYDILKQSPEIGAIPLDITLHHHERMDGTGYPEQQKEGQISELVQMSAIVDVYDAITSDRCYHKGMPAAQALRKIYEWSKFHFNPVLAQEFMRCVGIYPVGTLVLLESGRLGVVVEPHETSLLTPKVKVFFNTRSQSYIAPLTVDLARPLGYGGGDKIVSYELPEKWKVDPARFLS, encoded by the coding sequence ATGCTGAAGCGAATCGATGCGAGCGAACTCAAGGTGGGGATGGCCATCCACGACCTCGATTGCGGGTGGATGGAGCATCCTTTCATCCGTAGTCGCTTCGTGTTGCGCGACGAGGCGGAAATCCGCAAGATCCGCGACGCCGGCATACGCGGCGTGGTGATCAACTGTCGGCTCGGCCTGGATGTCGAGGATGCCCCGTCGCTCGCGCAGGCCAGCGCCCAGACCGAGGCCGAGGTCCAGTGCGTCGCCGCAGCCGCCGCTCGCGTCCTGCCCCAGCGCGCCAGCCTGGAAGAAGAGCGCGGCCGGGCCACCCATGTCCGCAAGCAGGCGATCGAGCTGGTGCGGAATGTCATGCAGGATGCGCGGCTGGGCAGGGCGGTCGAACTCGATCGCGTGACGCCGGTGGTCGAGAACGTGACCGAATCCATCCTGCGCAACAGCGGCGCCCTGATCGGCCTCTTGCGCATCAAGACCAAGGACGACTACACCTTCCTGCATTCGGTCAGCGTGTGCGCGCTGCTGGTCGCTTTCTGCAGGTCGCGCAAGCTGGACGATGCGACGACGCGCGAGGCCGGCATCGGCGGCCTGCTGCACGACACCGGCAAGGCGCTGGTGCCGGACGCGATCCTGAACAAGCAGGGCCGCCTGACGGACGAGGAATTCGCCATCATCCGTCGGCATCCGCGCGACGGCTATGACATCCTGAAGCAGTCGCCCGAGATCGGCGCGATCCCGCTCGACATCACCCTGCACCATCATGAGCGCATGGACGGCACCGGCTATCCGGAACAGCAGAAGGAGGGCCAGATCAGCGAGCTCGTCCAGATGTCCGCCATCGTCGACGTCTACGATGCGATCACCTCCGACCGCTGCTACCACAAGGGCATGCCGGCGGCCCAGGCGCTGCGCAAGATCTACGAGTGGAGCAAGTTCCACTTCAATCCGGTACTGGCCCAGGAGTTCATGCGCTGCGTCGGCATCTACCCGGTCGGCACCCTGGTGCTGCTCGAATCCGGCCGGCTGGGTGTCGTGGTCGAGCCGCACGAGACGAGCCTGCTCACACCCAAGGTCAAGGTCTTCTTCAATACCCGTAGCCAGTCCTACATCGCTCCGCTCACCGTCGACCTGGCCCGTCCGCTCGGCTACGGCGGCGGCGACAAGATCGTTTCCTACGAATTGCCCGAGAAGTGGAAGGTCGATCCTGCCCGCTTCCTTTCCTGA
- a CDS encoding carboxylesterase/lipase family protein yields the protein MSPSSAAASKSALVSIDSGPVQGSVESGVASWKGIPFAAPPVGALRWRAPQPAAAWTEVRQATSYGADCMQLPFPSDAAPLGTAPSEDCLYLNVWKPAKAKSAKLPVVVWIYGGGFVNGGSSPPTYSGAPLAKQGVMVVSFNYRLGRFGFFAHPQLTRESGDGALVGNYGFMDQLAALQWVKRNVKAFGGDPANVTIIGESAGGMSVNTLLTSPMAEGLFAKAVVLSGGEGKSQDPGLAAVEQIGVNFAASKGIAADDPQALDKLRALSGEQVVDGMNLANRAMPPAPTYLGPFADGKLAVESGAAFAGGRFHKVPVMIGATSADIGGKTGWMVAGARSLAATLSRHGVPVYAYRFSYVADSIGQPGARHATDIPYFFDTVDIKYGEQSTKKDIGMGKSMSAYLVNFAKKSDPNGGKLPRWKRYAPESDLIMDFAENGKAEPKKDPLGPEIDAAKVAAASAKP from the coding sequence ATGTCCCCCTCATCCGCGGCGGCTTCCAAGTCCGCGCTGGTCAGTATCGACAGCGGACCGGTGCAAGGCAGCGTCGAGAGCGGCGTGGCAAGCTGGAAGGGCATCCCATTTGCCGCCCCGCCGGTAGGCGCGCTGCGCTGGCGCGCGCCGCAGCCGGCCGCCGCCTGGACCGAAGTGCGCCAGGCCACCAGCTACGGCGCCGACTGCATGCAGCTGCCCTTCCCCAGCGACGCCGCCCCGCTCGGCACCGCCCCCTCGGAAGACTGCCTCTACCTGAACGTCTGGAAGCCGGCCAAGGCCAAGTCGGCCAAGCTGCCGGTGGTGGTGTGGATCTATGGCGGCGGCTTCGTCAATGGCGGCTCCTCGCCGCCGACCTATTCCGGCGCGCCGCTGGCCAAGCAGGGCGTGATGGTGGTGAGCTTCAACTACCGCCTGGGCCGCTTCGGCTTCTTCGCCCACCCGCAGCTCACCCGGGAAAGCGGCGACGGCGCCCTGGTCGGCAACTATGGCTTCATGGACCAGCTCGCGGCCCTGCAATGGGTCAAGCGCAACGTCAAGGCCTTCGGGGGCGATCCGGCCAACGTCACCATCATCGGGGAATCGGCGGGCGGCATGTCGGTCAACACCCTGCTCACCTCGCCGATGGCCGAGGGCCTGTTCGCCAAGGCCGTGGTGCTGTCCGGCGGCGAAGGCAAGAGCCAGGACCCGGGCCTGGCGGCGGTCGAACAGATCGGCGTGAACTTCGCGGCCAGCAAGGGCATCGCGGCGGACGACCCGCAGGCCCTGGACAAGCTGCGCGCCCTGTCCGGCGAACAGGTCGTCGACGGCATGAATTTGGCCAACCGCGCGATGCCGCCGGCGCCGACCTACCTCGGCCCCTTCGCCGACGGCAAGCTGGCGGTGGAGTCGGGCGCGGCCTTCGCGGGCGGGCGTTTCCACAAGGTGCCGGTGATGATCGGCGCCACCAGCGCCGACATCGGCGGCAAGACCGGCTGGATGGTCGCGGGCGCGCGCAGCCTGGCCGCGACCCTGTCCAGGCACGGCGTACCGGTGTACGCCTACCGCTTCTCCTACGTCGCCGATTCGATCGGCCAGCCGGGCGCGCGCCACGCCACCGACATCCCCTATTTCTTCGACACGGTGGACATCAAGTACGGCGAGCAGAGCACGAAGAAGGACATCGGCATGGGCAAGTCGATGAGCGCCTACCTGGTCAATTTCGCCAAGAAGAGCGACCCGAACGGCGGCAAGCTGCCGCGTTGGAAGCGTTATGCGCCGGAGAGCGACCTGATCATGGACTTCGCCGAGAACGGCAAGGCCGAGCCGAAGAAGGATCCGCTGGGACCGGAGATCGACGCAGCCAAGGTGGCGGCGGCCAGCGCCAAGCCTTGA
- a CDS encoding YitT family protein translates to MIKPHSLLDDVYGIAVGVLFAAIGILLLQVAGLITGGVAGIALLVSYLSGWQVGQLFLLINIPFFLFGYLFMGARFTVKSLIGSALIMALLKLIPNGLVIGHIHPLVAALTGGTFCGMGILALARHGAGLGGTGILTLWLQKKYAINAGRTQVMIDSVIMLCALGLVEPGRVGWSAVSAVAMSSMVMAWHRAGRYYGS, encoded by the coding sequence ATGATCAAGCCCCACTCCCTGCTGGACGATGTCTACGGCATCGCCGTCGGCGTCCTGTTCGCCGCCATCGGCATCCTGTTGCTGCAAGTCGCCGGCCTGATCACGGGTGGCGTGGCCGGGATCGCGCTGCTGGTGTCCTATCTCTCGGGCTGGCAGGTCGGCCAGCTCTTCCTGCTCATTAATATCCCGTTCTTCCTGTTCGGCTATTTGTTCATGGGCGCGCGCTTCACGGTCAAGTCGCTGATCGGCAGCGCCCTGATCATGGCGCTCCTGAAGCTGATCCCGAACGGGCTGGTGATCGGCCACATCCACCCGCTGGTGGCGGCCCTGACCGGCGGCACCTTCTGCGGCATGGGCATCCTGGCGCTGGCGCGCCACGGCGCGGGCCTGGGCGGCACCGGTATCCTCACCCTGTGGCTGCAGAAGAAGTACGCCATCAACGCCGGCCGCACCCAGGTGATGATCGACAGCGTGATCATGCTCTGCGCCCTGGGCCTGGTGGAACCCGGCCGGGTCGGCTGGTCGGCCGTCAGCGCGGTGGCCATGAGCAGCATGGTCATGGCCTGGCACCGCGCCGGCCGCTACTACGGCAGCTGA
- a CDS encoding TRAP transporter large permease subunit yields MKKEIWFGLSILIAIVIGIFALLPAPSEMTNGHLGLLMLALVVVAIMLGFPTAFTLMGMGVMFAWFAFHSADPDTAVQLTLDLMVQRAYSVMANDVLISIPLFIFMGYLVERANLIERLFKSLHLAMARVPGSLAVATIITCAIFATATGIVGAVVTLMGLLALPAMLKAGYSVRLSAGSITAGGCLGILIPPSVLLIVYGATAGVSVVKLYAGALFPGIMLAALYVGYVIIVAKLKPSAAPPLSAEERIVALPPYTRAIPNAYAKPAVPGLLAAIKGKRAAEVPTRTLMNNLFVALLPALVFIAVMGLSYRIVTAPSAPATELVAMDAADSFDSTSGSDSGGLEEPPVEGGLAEPPVEGELAEPPVEGGVTEPPAEEGAAAAPAAPAAAAETAQPAAQSAPAAEEPAARPASKTFWIVLGVGALALLLFYVYFSVARLEIFKMLLGSLFPLALLILAVLGSIVFGLATPTEAAAMGALGGMILAIAYRRFNYGLLRESAHLTAKTSAMVCWLFVGSSIFSAAFALLGGQEIINAWVLGMDLTPVQFMILAQVIIFLLGWPLEWTEIIVIFMPIFVPLLAHFNIDPLFFGLLVAMNLQTAFLSPPVAMSAFYLKGVSPPHVTLNQIFLGMLPFMAIQVLGVILLYTFPAIGMWLPGVLYK; encoded by the coding sequence ATGAAAAAGGAAATCTGGTTCGGCCTGTCGATCCTGATCGCCATCGTGATCGGCATCTTCGCCCTGCTGCCGGCGCCGTCGGAGATGACCAACGGCCACCTGGGCCTCCTGATGCTGGCCCTGGTGGTGGTCGCCATCATGCTGGGCTTCCCCACCGCCTTCACCCTGATGGGCATGGGCGTGATGTTCGCCTGGTTCGCCTTCCACAGCGCCGACCCCGACACGGCGGTCCAGCTCACGCTGGACCTGATGGTGCAGCGCGCCTATTCGGTGATGGCGAACGACGTCCTGATCTCGATCCCGCTGTTCATCTTCATGGGCTATTTGGTCGAGCGCGCCAACCTGATCGAGCGCTTGTTCAAGAGCCTGCACCTGGCCATGGCGCGCGTGCCGGGCTCGCTGGCGGTGGCCACCATCATCACCTGCGCGATCTTCGCCACCGCCACCGGCATCGTCGGCGCCGTTGTCACGCTGATGGGCCTGCTGGCCCTGCCGGCCATGCTCAAGGCCGGCTACAGCGTGCGCCTGTCGGCCGGCTCGATCACGGCGGGGGGCTGCCTGGGCATCCTGATTCCGCCCTCGGTGCTGCTGATCGTCTATGGCGCCACGGCCGGGGTCTCGGTGGTCAAGCTCTACGCCGGGGCGCTGTTCCCGGGGATCATGCTGGCCGCGCTCTACGTCGGCTACGTGATCATCGTGGCCAAGCTCAAGCCCTCCGCCGCTCCGCCGCTGTCGGCCGAGGAACGCATCGTCGCGCTGCCGCCCTACACCCGGGCGATCCCGAACGCCTACGCCAAGCCCGCCGTGCCCGGCCTGCTGGCCGCGATCAAGGGCAAGCGCGCGGCCGAGGTGCCGACCCGCACCCTGATGAACAACCTGTTCGTGGCCCTGCTGCCAGCCCTGGTCTTCATCGCCGTGATGGGACTGAGCTACCGCATCGTCACGGCGCCCAGTGCTCCGGCGACGGAACTGGTGGCGATGGACGCCGCCGACAGCTTCGACAGCACCTCCGGCTCCGACAGCGGCGGACTTGAAGAACCGCCGGTCGAAGGCGGCCTGGCAGAACCGCCGGTGGAAGGCGAACTGGCCGAGCCGCCGGTGGAAGGCGGAGTAACCGAGCCGCCGGCAGAGGAGGGCGCTGCTGCGGCGCCTGCCGCGCCGGCTGCGGCGGCCGAGACCGCGCAGCCTGCCGCCCAGTCCGCCCCGGCCGCCGAAGAGCCGGCCGCGCGGCCCGCGTCCAAGACCTTCTGGATCGTGCTGGGCGTGGGCGCGCTGGCGCTGCTGCTGTTCTACGTCTATTTCAGCGTGGCGCGGCTGGAGATCTTCAAGATGCTGCTCGGTTCGCTGTTCCCGCTGGCGCTGCTGATCCTGGCTGTCCTCGGCAGCATCGTGTTCGGGCTGGCCACGCCGACCGAGGCGGCGGCGATGGGGGCGCTGGGCGGCATGATCCTGGCGATCGCCTACCGCCGCTTTAACTACGGCCTGCTGCGCGAATCGGCCCACCTGACCGCCAAGACCAGCGCCATGGTGTGCTGGCTGTTCGTCGGCTCGAGCATCTTCTCGGCCGCCTTCGCGCTGCTGGGCGGGCAGGAGATCATCAACGCCTGGGTGCTGGGGATGGACCTGACGCCGGTGCAGTTCATGATCCTGGCCCAGGTCATCATCTTCCTGCTCGGCTGGCCGCTGGAGTGGACCGAGATCATCGTGATCTTCATGCCGATCTTCGTGCCCCTGCTGGCCCACTTCAACATCGACCCGCTGTTCTTCGGCCTGCTGGTGGCGATGAACCTGCAGACGGCCTTCCTGTCGCCGCCGGTCGCCATGTCGGCCTTCTACCTGAAGGGCGTCTCGCCGCCGCACGTGACCCTGAACCAGATCTTCCTGGGCATGCTGCCCTTCATGGCGATCCAGGTGCTGGGCGTAATCCTGCTGTACACCTTCCCGGCCATCGGGATGTGGCTGCCAGGAGTGCTGTACAAGTAA
- a CDS encoding TRAP transporter small permease subunit, giving the protein MQNLLFFVDRISTWVGQAFAWLIVVLTFLISWEVFARYALNAPNPWAFDLMIMMYGASFMMAGAYTLAKNGHVRGDVLYSFFPPRLQAGLDLLLYIVFFIPGVVALVWAGYTYAAESFAIREHSTLTANGPPLYPFKMVIPFAGALLLLQGFAEIVRCVICLRQGDWPPRERDVEEVDVDKLKASVHLEEGKAP; this is encoded by the coding sequence ATGCAGAATCTACTGTTTTTCGTCGACCGCATCAGCACCTGGGTCGGCCAGGCTTTCGCGTGGCTGATCGTGGTGCTGACCTTCCTCATCAGCTGGGAAGTCTTCGCCCGCTACGCCCTGAATGCGCCCAATCCCTGGGCCTTCGACCTGATGATCATGATGTACGGGGCCTCGTTCATGATGGCAGGCGCCTACACGCTGGCCAAGAACGGCCACGTGCGCGGCGACGTGCTGTACAGCTTCTTCCCGCCGCGCCTGCAGGCCGGCCTGGACCTGCTGCTGTACATCGTGTTCTTCATCCCCGGCGTGGTGGCCCTGGTCTGGGCCGGCTACACCTACGCCGCCGAGTCCTTCGCCATCCGCGAGCACTCGACCCTCACCGCCAACGGCCCACCCCTGTACCCCTTCAAGATGGTGATCCCCTTCGCCGGGGCGCTGCTCCTGCTCCAGGGCTTCGCCGAGATCGTGCGCTGCGTGATCTGCCTGCGCCAGGGCGACTGGCCGCCGCGCGAACGCGACGTCGAGGAAGTCGATGTCGACAAGCTGAAGGCCTCGGTCCACCTGGAAGAAGGGAAGGCGCCATGA
- a CDS encoding TRAP transporter substrate-binding protein: protein MKKGMQESKQESQQTVSTRRKFLGTAAAATAAAVPMIATAQTPKQMRFQSTWPSKDIFHEYALDFAKKVNDMTGGELKIEVLPAGAVVPAFGLLDAVSKGTLDGGHGVMGYNYGKQSAIALWTSGPAFGMDANQVLAWHKYGGGKELLAELYNSIGANVVSFLTGPMPTQPLGWFKKPITKQEDLKGLKFRTNGLAIDMFTSMGAAVNALPAGEIVPAMDRGLLDGAEFNNASSDRVLGFPDVSKVCMLQSFHQSSEQFEITFNKTKYNALPPQIKAIIENAVEAASADMSWKAVDRYSKDYRELQAKQGVKFYKTPDAVLQAQLAIWDQVVAKKGADNPLFKKVEASMRAFAERAVKWDMDTNNPRRMAYNHYFGRKAPPKKA, encoded by the coding sequence ATGAAGAAGGGCATGCAGGAGTCGAAGCAGGAGTCGCAGCAAACCGTCAGCACCCGCAGGAAGTTTCTGGGCACCGCAGCCGCCGCAACGGCCGCCGCGGTCCCGATGATCGCGACGGCGCAAACGCCGAAGCAGATGCGCTTCCAGAGCACCTGGCCAAGCAAGGACATCTTCCACGAATACGCACTGGACTTCGCCAAAAAGGTCAACGACATGACCGGCGGCGAGCTCAAGATCGAGGTGCTGCCCGCCGGCGCCGTCGTCCCGGCCTTCGGCCTGCTGGACGCGGTCTCCAAGGGCACCCTCGACGGCGGCCACGGCGTCATGGGCTACAACTACGGCAAGCAAAGCGCCATCGCCCTCTGGACCTCGGGCCCCGCCTTCGGCATGGACGCCAACCAGGTCCTGGCCTGGCACAAGTACGGCGGCGGCAAGGAGCTCCTGGCCGAACTCTATAACAGCATCGGCGCCAATGTGGTGTCCTTCCTCACCGGCCCCATGCCCACCCAGCCGCTCGGCTGGTTCAAGAAGCCCATCACCAAGCAGGAAGACCTCAAGGGCCTGAAGTTCCGCACCAACGGCCTGGCGATCGACATGTTCACCTCCATGGGCGCCGCCGTGAACGCGCTGCCGGCCGGCGAGATCGTGCCGGCCATGGACCGCGGCCTGCTCGATGGCGCCGAGTTCAACAACGCCAGCTCCGACCGCGTGCTCGGCTTCCCGGACGTCTCCAAGGTCTGCATGCTGCAGAGCTTCCACCAAAGCTCGGAGCAGTTCGAGATCACCTTCAACAAGACCAAGTACAACGCGCTCCCGCCCCAGATCAAGGCCATCATCGAGAACGCCGTCGAAGCCGCCTCGGCCGACATGTCCTGGAAGGCGGTCGACCGCTATTCCAAGGACTACCGCGAGCTCCAGGCCAAGCAGGGCGTGAAGTTCTACAAGACGCCCGACGCGGTGCTGCAGGCGCAGCTGGCGATCTGGGACCAGGTGGTGGCCAAGAAGGGCGCCGACAATCCGCTGTTCAAGAAGGTCGAGGCCTCCATGCGCGCCTTCGCCGAACGCGCGGTGAAGTGGGACATGGACACCAACAACCCGCGCCGCATGGCCTACAACCACTACTTCGGCCGCAAGGCGCCACCGAAGAAGGCGTAA